The genomic stretch GTAAGCGATTGCGGCGCCTGCAAAAAAAGGCGGGATTGTCCACTCACCGGACCTTCGTGCGGATCGCGGCGACGGTCCGGCTGGGTCGGAAATGCTTGGCACAGCCTTCCGACAAGATTCAGAAAATCCGTAGCTCCGAGTCGCTTTCGCATGGCATTCGACAACACAGCGATTGGCCCGCCCCTCACGACAGAATTCGGGCGACCCGTGCCAGAAGACGCGGCCGTTGCAGGCATGCCTGACGAATTGCATCGGGCGCCCTTGCCCGATGGAACCTTCGGTTTCTGTGTATAGGGAAGAACGGGACGTCTGGATTGTGCAACAGCAGGCGCGAAGCTTGCCGATTTGATCCCGGAAACGCCGCCGGTTCTGATCCCCGAAGCGGGGCATCTGGTGCAAGAGGATGGCCCGAAAGCCATCGTTGCGGCGGTGGTGAAACATTACGCCCGCACCTGATCGCTCGTTTTGTCGCCAAGAAGATGCGGGCCGCGAATTCGGGATGTCTTTTGGCGAATGCCCAGGGTGATTTCCAGAAGCCGCGCGGCTTACATGAACCCCAGTTCAAGCCGCGCTTCGTCTGACATCATTTCCATGCCCCAGGGTGGCTCCCACGTCAGTTCGACGTCAACGGTTTTCACACCGGGCAGGGGTTCAACCGCATCAGCAACCCATCCGGGCATTTCGCCCGCAACGGGGCAACCGGGGGCGGTCAGCGACATGATGACCCGCACCGCACCATCGTCCGCGATGTCGATGGTGTAAATCAGACCCAGCTCATAGATGTTCACAGGAATTTCAGGGTCATAGACCGTGCGGCAGGCATCGACGACCGCGTCGTAAAGCGGGTGGTCGGTCGAGGACGGCGCAATCAATGGCGTCCCTTCAAGCATGTCTTTAGACTGGTCCATATGGCCTCACTCTGGTTCCTGACTGATTATATAGGGATAACGTGCCCAAGCGTCCAGAGGGTGCGGCGGCAAGTCATCCCCTGGGTGTTGTGGATAAGGTTGCTTTGACCGACAGGCCCGTAAATGAGACGCGCATGAAAGCCGACATAACTGGCGGTTTTGGTGACGGTCAGGGAGGCGCCCAGTGTGAGCGATGTGACATGATGTATGAAAGTCCGCAATCACGAGCGCGCCAAAAACCTGCAACAACTGTTCCGGGTTTTGAACGGGGTTCTTGGTGGCGCTAAACGGGGTGTTTTCGGTGTGTTCCAAAAACGAAGGGTTGTGGGACATGCAGCAAGGTCAGCTGTGCGGACGAAGCGGACGTCCACCAAAGCCCGGAATCAAGGTGCGTAGCACCGCCGGGCAGCGCCCTCAAACGCCAACCCCATCCACCAAAGCCCGGAATCGAGGCACGCAGTGCCGCCGGGCAGCGCCCGACCGCCCCATGGGCGGGCGCTTCTTCGCTGTATTGCGTTTCTTCATCCCCACGCCAAAGCATAGAAATTAAGGAGCATCCACCCATGTGGTGATGCCCACCCGCGGTCGGGCGTTGCCCTGTGTTGTGAGGTAACTCTGGGCTCCTTGCCGCCATTCACTGCGCTCCAATAACGACATGGTGTGATTGCGGCGGTCGCTCTCCGGTGGCGAACGAGGTCCGGTATGTTGGCCTCATGGATATTAGCCGTGAGGAGAACGACCTATGGAACATTATGCTGGTTTGGATGTGTCACTGAAAGAAATTTCGATCTGCGTTGTCGATCATGATGGCAAGACCGTCGCGCGCGGGACGTGCCCTGCGGACCCGGAAGGCGTTGCCGGTTGGTTTCGCAACCGTTTGTCGAACAATCACTACAAGCAGCCTTTTGCGCAAGCACACTTGGTCCAGTTCATCGGATCTTGGCGGCTGGCCTTATGAATGTTCGGTTCGGGTCAGCGCCTGGCGTATGAGGCAATATCATGCAACGCAGCCCCGTTGTACGGATTCAGACAACGCGCTGCACTGCGTCAAAACCGGATGCCATATCACCTCACCCCTTGCGCTTGCGCACCGGCTGCGGTTTCACCCGTGCCTCGATCATGTCGTAGAGCATACCGACGATGTCCTTGCCAGTGGCCTTCTCGATGCCCTCGAAACCGGGGGAGGAGTTCACCTCAAGCACCTTCGGCCCGTTTTCC from Pseudosulfitobacter sp. DSM 107133 encodes the following:
- a CDS encoding SUF system Fe-S cluster assembly protein; this translates as MDQSKDMLEGTPLIAPSSTDHPLYDAVVDACRTVYDPEIPVNIYELGLIYTIDIADDGAVRVIMSLTAPGCPVAGEMPGWVADAVEPLPGVKTVDVELTWEPPWGMEMMSDEARLELGFM
- a CDS encoding IS110 family transposase, coding for MEHYAGLDVSLKEISICVVDHDGKTVARGTCPADPEGVAGWFRNRLSNNHYKQPFAQAHLVQFIGSWRLAL